CCGGGAGCAATTGACAAAGCCATGTATTGTGTGATCAAGCCAAATGGAACGCCCGACCGTATTAAAGCATACGCTATGGACTTGTCCGAAATGGATGAGTTCGGACTAGATGATATTCCGATCAAACAATGGGGGAAATATATCTTCGGCGTATGTCACGAAATAATGAAGCTAGGAAAACAAGTTCAAGGTTTTGACTGCGTGTTTGCCGGTGATGTGCCTCTCGGAGCAGGAATGTCTTCGTCAGCAGCTTTGGAAAGTTGTTTCGGATTTGCTATCAATGATATGTATAATCTTGGCTTAGATCGTTTTCAACTAGCCAAAATAGGGCAAGCTACAGAGCACAATTATGTAGGAGTCAAATGTGGTATTATGGATCAGTTCGCGTCTTGCTTTGGTAAGGCCGGATCATTAATTCGCCTGGATTGTCGCTCTCTTGAATATAAATATATTCCGTTCAATCCGGAAGGATACCGTTTGGTGTTGTTAAATACTTGCGTAGAACATGAGTTGGCTTCCTCCGCTTATAACAAACGTCGCGAATCGTGCGAAAATGCGGCATCATACATTCGTAAATATCATCCTGAAGTGCAGTTATTGCGTGATGCTACAATCGACATGTTGAAAGAAGTGGCTAACGAAGTTAGTGCCGAAGATTACATGCGTGCCGAATTCGTTATCGAAGAAATTCAACGTATGAGCGAAGCGTGTGATGCTTTGGAAAGAGGTGATTACGAAACCGTTGGTAAGAAAATGTACGAAACGCATATCGGGCTTAGCCGTAAGTATGAAGTTAGCTGCGAAGAACTTGACTTCCTGAATGATATCGCACGTCAGTGTGGCGTAACCGGATCTCGTGTGATGGGAGGTGGCTTTGGTGGTTGCACTATCAATCTTGTGAAAAATGAGCTTCATGATGATTTCATCAAACGTGCTACCGAAAGCTATGAGCAAAAGTTCAGAATCAAGCCGAAGGTATACGATGTGGTGATCAGTGATGGTGCCAGAAAATTATAAAAAGTAATAGAAGCAGAATTTATTTTTCCCGGTTGAAAACGAAATATACGACTGCTGGTTTATTATGATATCTAACACAACAAAATTATTATGTTTGATTTTTTAGTAAAATGGAAAATAAATTCTGCTTTCCGAGATAATAAAAGAAAACATGCTTTCCGAAATTTAGAGAGCATGAAAAGTGTACTTATTCTGTTCTCATATAACGATTGGTCGGCTATAGATGCTATATCAAAAGATTTAGCAGCAAATGGTAAAAAAGTTGTCTTGTGGACGTATCAATCTACAAAGAAGGCTCCGGGGAATACAATATTTCCGGCGAATGTGAGAATTATTCATCCTCAGGAAATGTCTTTCCTTCAGATACTTGCTCCATCCGTCTTGAATGAGTTCAAGGCATTGGAATATGATACGCTTATTGACTTGACTACTACTGAAAGTAAGGTTTATGAATATCTGCTGTCCAATAATTCTTCTGAATTTAGTATCGGTATTGCAAAGCCGGATCAGCCTTACTATGACTTTCTGGTGCTCAAAACTGATGAAATGAATCTACAGGAAACTTATCAGCAAATAAAAAATTACCTGAGCAAAGTGCTATAGGGTGTAAATTAATTCTTAATTTTGCACAAACTGAAAAGAGATATACACTTTTCTAAAGATAAAGATTGACTTTATGTCCAGGATAAATCTGAGAGGAATGGGAGTTGCTTTAATTACTCCTTTTAAAGAAGATGAGAGTGTCGATTATGATGCCCTGCTTCGGCTTGTTGATTATCAGTTGCAAAATGGAACTGATTATCTGGTTGTACTTGGTACAACAGCAGAAACCCCAACATTGACTGAAGGAGAAAAAAAACAGATTGTCGAATTGGTGGTAAATAAAGTCAACGGTCAAATTCCTATTATTATAGGAGAAGGTGGAAATAATACACGTGCCATTGTCGATAAGTTAAAGAAAAATGATTACGTCGGCATAGACGGTATTCTTTCGGTAGTTCCTTACTATAACAAACCATCACAGGAAGGTATATATCAGCATTATAAAGCTATCTCGGAAGCATCTTCCCTGCCTATTATAGCTTATAATGTTCCGGGGCGGACAGGTGTTAATATGACGGCTGATACAACGTTGCGTATTGCTAATGAGTTCAGAAATATTGTTGCGGTAAAAGAAGCCTCCGGAAATATGACTCAGATGGATGATATCATAAAGCGTAAGCCCGAACATTTTGATGTGATATCAGGTGATGATGGGGTTACCTTTCCTTTGATAACCCTCGGCGCTGTTGGTGTCATATCAGTTATTGGCAATGCATTCCCTCGCGAATTTAGTCGTATGACTCGTTTGGCACTTGAAGGTGATTATGCCAGTGCTTTGACTATACATCATAGTTTCAACGAGCTATTCAACCTTCTTTTCGTGGATGGAAATCCGGCAGGAGTAAAATGTATGCTCAATATGATGGGTTATATTCAAAATAAACTTCGTCTGCCTTTAGTTCCTACACGTATAACTACCTATGAGCAAATAAGAAACGTATTGCTCGAGCTCAATATTAAATGTTAGTTTAGACAAGGGTTACTTCTATTTCTCTTTCTCTCATCATCTCAATTATATGGGCCGGTGCGTTTTTGTCTGTAATGATGTGATGTATTTTATTTAAATCACATATTTTACAAAACCCTCTTCTGCCAAACTTTGACGAGTCTGTAAGTACAATAATTTTTTGTGCGGCATCTATCATTTGCTGATTGATTCTAGCTTCGCTCATGTCGCTGGTTGTTAGTCCATAATCTAGGTCGATTCCGTCTACCCCCAAGAATAGCTTGTTGCAGGAGAGGCTTTCCAGTATGTTTTCAGCATAGTGTCCAATCACTGATACCGAGTTTTTTCTCATAATGCCTCCCAATTGAATGATCTCAATATTCGGGTTGTAGCATAAGCTTAATGAAACTTTTACCGAAGATGTGATTACTGTAATACCTTCGCTGGCATTTATTTCGTTTGCGAAAGCGAGTAGAGTTGTTCCCGATGCTATTATAATTTTATCGTTTGGCTCCAATAATTTACTTGCTGCTTTTGCTATCGATGATTTTTCATCCATATTCAGCTTTTCTTTCACATCTATATGTTTGTCTGATATAATTGAACTGAGACTACTGGCACTTCCATGATTACGATATAACATCTTTTTGCTTTCGAGAAACTTTAAATCTTTTCGTATCGTAACTTCCGAAACTCCGAGTTTTTCACTTAAGTCCAGAACTTTTACATATCCGTCTTCTTTAAGTTGCTCCAGTATATATTTATGTCGCTTCGCTATATTTCCCATATTATTTGCTAATTAGTTGTTAGATCTTGCTGCAAAGGTATAAATATTTCTATTGTTTATGTAATATGCTTTGCATCTTTATTGTTAAGTTTTTTATTTTGTTATATGTGTTTCATTTCGTAATTGTATGTTTTGATTTCGAATTAACTATAAATAACTCCGAACTGTTATAAAAAAGTTTCGAATTTATTTGTTTATTTCAAACTCTTAATTAATTTTGTGTGTATATAGATGTGATACAATGAAACGAGATGATTATATAAAACAAATAGCAGATAAATCTCTAATATGGGATTTTGTTGTTGTCGGAGGCGGAGCAACCGGGCTGGGTGCTGCAGTTGATGCTGCTTCACGAGGGTTCAAGGTTGTGTTGTTGGAGCAGGCTGATTTTACAAAAGCCACTTCCAGTCGCAGTACGAAACTTGTGCATGGTGGTGTGCGTTATTTGGCACAAGGAGATGTTAGTTTAGTTGTTGAGGCTCTTCGTGAAAGAGGTTTAATGAAAAAGAATGCTCCACATCTTGTCAAAGATCAACGTTTTATCATCGGAAATTATAAGTGGTGGGAAAAGCCATTTTATACAATTGGTCTTACTGTTTATGACCTGCTGGCTGGGAAGAGAGGTTTGGGGCGTTCTTTGCCTATGACAAAGAAGGCTGTAGAATGTGAGATACCTCAAATAAATAAGACTCGATTAAGAGGAGGTGTTGTTTATCATGATGGTCAGTTTGATGACTCTCGTATGGGGATCAACTTGATGCAGACTGCAGCTGAACAAGGTGCAGTTGTTATTAATTATGCTAAAGTGACCAATTTGATAAAGGATGATTCTGGCAAAATATCAGGAGTAAATGTTTATGATGAAATAGGTAAGCAGCCATATTCGCTAAAAGCAAAAGTTGTAGTGAATGCTACCGGAATATTTGTGGATGGTTTAATGAAGATGGATGCTCCGGAAAAAGATAATATAGTTCGTCCGAGTCAGGGTGTCCATCTTGTTGTAGATAAATCATTTTTAGGAGGAGATACAGCAATAATGATCCCAAAAACGAGTGATGGACGTGTTCTGTTTGGTGTGCCATGGCACGATAAGGTTGTTTTAGGTACAACAGACACTCCATTAAA
The Dysgonomonas mossii genome window above contains:
- the galK gene encoding galactokinase, with product MELNLLKEKFKSLFGTEGTMYTSPGRINLIGEHTDYNGGFVLPGAIDKAMYCVIKPNGTPDRIKAYAMDLSEMDEFGLDDIPIKQWGKYIFGVCHEIMKLGKQVQGFDCVFAGDVPLGAGMSSSAALESCFGFAINDMYNLGLDRFQLAKIGQATEHNYVGVKCGIMDQFASCFGKAGSLIRLDCRSLEYKYIPFNPEGYRLVLLNTCVEHELASSAYNKRRESCENAASYIRKYHPEVQLLRDATIDMLKEVANEVSAEDYMRAEFVIEEIQRMSEACDALERGDYETVGKKMYETHIGLSRKYEVSCEELDFLNDIARQCGVTGSRVMGGGFGGCTINLVKNELHDDFIKRATESYEQKFRIKPKVYDVVISDGARKL
- a CDS encoding DUF6913 domain-containing protein; translated protein: MFDFLVKWKINSAFRDNKRKHAFRNLESMKSVLILFSYNDWSAIDAISKDLAANGKKVVLWTYQSTKKAPGNTIFPANVRIIHPQEMSFLQILAPSVLNEFKALEYDTLIDLTTTESKVYEYLLSNNSSEFSIGIAKPDQPYYDFLVLKTDEMNLQETYQQIKNYLSKVL
- the dapA gene encoding 4-hydroxy-tetrahydrodipicolinate synthase translates to MSRINLRGMGVALITPFKEDESVDYDALLRLVDYQLQNGTDYLVVLGTTAETPTLTEGEKKQIVELVVNKVNGQIPIIIGEGGNNTRAIVDKLKKNDYVGIDGILSVVPYYNKPSQEGIYQHYKAISEASSLPIIAYNVPGRTGVNMTADTTLRIANEFRNIVAVKEASGNMTQMDDIIKRKPEHFDVISGDDGVTFPLITLGAVGVISVIGNAFPREFSRMTRLALEGDYASALTIHHSFNELFNLLFVDGNPAGVKCMLNMMGYIQNKLRLPLVPTRITTYEQIRNVLLELNIKC
- a CDS encoding DeoR/GlpR family DNA-binding transcription regulator; this encodes MGNIAKRHKYILEQLKEDGYVKVLDLSEKLGVSEVTIRKDLKFLESKKMLYRNHGSASSLSSIISDKHIDVKEKLNMDEKSSIAKAASKLLEPNDKIIIASGTTLLAFANEINASEGITVITSSVKVSLSLCYNPNIEIIQLGGIMRKNSVSVIGHYAENILESLSCNKLFLGVDGIDLDYGLTTSDMSEARINQQMIDAAQKIIVLTDSSKFGRRGFCKICDLNKIHHIITDKNAPAHIIEMMREREIEVTLV
- a CDS encoding glycerol-3-phosphate dehydrogenase/oxidase, with the protein product MKRDDYIKQIADKSLIWDFVVVGGGATGLGAAVDAASRGFKVVLLEQADFTKATSSRSTKLVHGGVRYLAQGDVSLVVEALRERGLMKKNAPHLVKDQRFIIGNYKWWEKPFYTIGLTVYDLLAGKRGLGRSLPMTKKAVECEIPQINKTRLRGGVVYHDGQFDDSRMGINLMQTAAEQGAVVINYAKVTNLIKDDSGKISGVNVYDEIGKQPYSLKAKVVVNATGIFVDGLMKMDAPEKDNIVRPSQGVHLVVDKSFLGGDTAIMIPKTSDGRVLFGVPWHDKVVLGTTDTPLKEFVLEPQALEEEIEFILRTAGEYLAKKPTRDDVLSVFAGLRPLAAPKKESDGKKTKEISRSHKIVISDSGLITITGGKWTTYRDMAQDVIDKGITIGGLSRKECVTKDLRIHGYKEKVDRSNFNYVYGSDIDKIVELQNQSLKFAEKLHPDYDYTVAEVIWAVREEMALTVEDVLARRFRILFLDARAAIDMAPQVTSIMAIEMEKDKEWEAIQVREFVELAQHYLLVDYKPNYIP